Proteins encoded in a region of the Balaenoptera musculus isolate JJ_BM4_2016_0621 chromosome 21, mBalMus1.pri.v3, whole genome shotgun sequence genome:
- the LOC118888064 gene encoding voltage-dependent anion-selective channel protein 3-like — MGREKLDPPSKLSSLIARHTAVHSLGSLADQHEKYHWHPGMRAEQWNQRQRGSDILGKKKTPPTSSNIYNFSGPTIYGWAVWAIEGWLAGYQASFDTAKPKLSQNNFALGYKAADFQLHTHVSDSTESGEAIYQKVNKKTETSINLAWTAGRNNTCSGISAKYQLDCRTSLSAEVNNASLIGPGYPQTLRPGVKLTLSALICGKNFNAGGHKVGLGFELEAYCGFE, encoded by the exons ATGGGTCGG GAAAAACTGGACCCTCCATCAAAACTCTCCTCCCTCATAGCGAG GCATACTGCTGTCCATAGCCTCGGGAGTCTGGCTGACCAGCACGAGAAATATCATTGGCACCCAGGGATGAGAGCTGAGCAGTGGAATCAAAGGCAAAGAGGGTCTGACATactgggaaagaaaaagacaccCCCAACCTCAAGTAACATCTACA ATTTTTCTGGACCAACCATCTATGGCTGGGCTGTGTGGGCCATTGAAGGTTGGCTTGCTGGCTATCAGGCGAGTTTTGACACAGCCAAACCCAAACTGTCACAGAATAATTTCGCCCTGGGTTACAAGGCTGCAGACTTCCAGCTGCACACTCACGTGAGCGATAGCACTGAATCTGGAGAGGCGATCTACCAGAAGGTGAACAAGAAGACTGAAACATCAATAAACCTCGCGTGGACGGCTGGCAGGAACAACACGTGTTCCGGCATCTCTGCTAAGTACCAGCTGGATTGTAGAACTTCTCTATCTGCTGAAGTGAATAATGCCAGCCTGATTGGACCGGGTTATCCTCAGACCCTTCGACCAGGAGTGAAACTGACCCTGTCAGCTCTAATCTGTGGAAAGAACTTCAATGCAGGAGGGCACAAGGtcgggctgggatttgaactagAAGCTTACTGTGGTTTTGAATAA